The Chloroflexota bacterium genome includes a window with the following:
- a CDS encoding amidohydrolase yields MPRATLSHSAKIRAKLNHPVVDSDGHLFELMPVFLDYLKDVGGGDMVKRYTGRAEMRRFASLSFAERMDEGAALYPWWVIPTRNTLDRATASLPKLLNARMDEMGLDFCVLYPTIGTDFHEIRDAEVRQAACRALNRYLADLYGPYSYRMTPAAAIPMHTPQEAIAEMEFVTKKLKLKAAMIGGWVRRPIPKPHRENSKLDGYADDVDTFGVDSPYDYDPVWAKSIELGLAFGAHGGGMGIGFRRSRWNYMFNHIGHFAEGGQAFCKSLFFSGVTRRFPKFKVALLECGVGWGSDVYAGIVSRWKKRNAKAVHNMDPAMLDRERYVDLLARYAEGRIADRLEDISASITRGQTPPDGNPDDWSRCNVRRAEDIRDLFIPHFYFGCEADDAMNSIAFNTKVNPFGARLNAMLSSDIGHWDVPDMREVLAEAWELVEDDHITERDFRDFVFGNPVGLYGSLNPDFFKGTIVEKAAAKQLASSRR; encoded by the coding sequence ATGCCCCGTGCAACGCTGTCCCATTCCGCCAAGATCCGCGCCAAGCTCAACCACCCCGTCGTGGACTCCGATGGCCACCTCTTCGAGCTGATGCCTGTCTTCCTCGACTATCTGAAGGATGTCGGCGGCGGCGATATGGTGAAGCGCTACACAGGTCGCGCCGAGATGCGGCGCTTCGCCTCCCTCTCCTTCGCCGAGCGCATGGATGAAGGCGCGGCCCTCTACCCCTGGTGGGTCATCCCCACGCGCAACACCCTGGATCGCGCCACCGCCTCGCTTCCCAAGCTCCTCAATGCGCGCATGGACGAGATGGGGCTCGATTTCTGCGTCCTCTACCCCACCATCGGCACGGACTTCCATGAGATACGCGATGCCGAAGTTCGGCAGGCTGCCTGCCGCGCCCTCAACCGGTACCTTGCCGATCTCTACGGCCCCTATAGCTACCGCATGACGCCCGCGGCGGCCATACCCATGCATACGCCCCAGGAGGCCATCGCCGAGATGGAGTTCGTGACCAAAAAGCTGAAGCTCAAGGCGGCGATGATCGGCGGCTGGGTGCGCCGTCCCATCCCCAAGCCCCACCGGGAGAACAGCAAGCTCGATGGTTATGCCGATGATGTGGACACCTTCGGCGTGGACAGCCCGTACGATTACGACCCCGTCTGGGCCAAGTCCATCGAGCTTGGCCTGGCCTTCGGCGCCCACGGCGGCGGCATGGGCATCGGCTTCCGGCGCTCCCGGTGGAACTACATGTTCAACCACATCGGCCACTTCGCCGAAGGGGGTCAGGCCTTCTGCAAGTCCCTCTTCTTCAGCGGCGTTACCCGGCGCTTCCCCAAGTTCAAGGTCGCCCTGCTGGAGTGCGGCGTCGGCTGGGGGAGCGATGTCTATGCCGGCATCGTCTCCCGGTGGAAGAAGCGCAACGCCAAGGCCGTCCACAACATGGACCCGGCCATGCTCGATCGGGAGCGCTACGTGGACCTCCTGGCCCGCTACGCCGAAGGACGCATCGCCGACCGGCTGGAAGATATCAGCGCCTCCATCACCAGAGGCCAGACGCCTCCCGATGGCAACCCGGACGATTGGTCGCGCTGCAACGTCCGCCGCGCCGAGGATATCCGCGACCTCTTCATCCCCCACTTCTACTTCGGCTGCGAGGCGGACGACGCCATGAACTCCATCGCCTTCAACACCAAGGTCAACCCCTTCGGCGCGCGGCTCAACGCCATGCTCAGCTCCGATATCGGCCACTGGGACGTCCCCGATATGCGCGAGGTACTAGCCGAAGCCTGGGAGCTGGTGGAGGACGACCACATCACTGAGCGCGACTTCCGTGACTTCGTCTTCGGCAACCCGGTGGGGCTCTATGGAAGCCTTAACCCGGACTTCTTCAAGGGCACCATTGTGGAGAAGGCCGCCGCCAAACAGCTTGCCTCCTCGCGCAGATAG
- a CDS encoding MFS transporter yields the protein MGVTRRQVAVFGVVAFALFMASMDGTIVSVGLSKMQEDLDTTLALIGWTLTGYMLTQVVALPAAGKLSDELGRKRLFLRSVVLFTVSSLAAGFAPNVYVLIIFRVLQAIGSAAFMPAAIGILGETFAERRQMAIGLFASTFPIGGLVGPNVGGAIVDHLSWRWMFFVNLPIGGLLIYLGLKFLPPSKPQATGKALDKLGMFLFGSGMVLGLTGLTNWANNPHDVTSLSVWVLVGLGLACLGAFLWHENRAKNPMVELQLLRSTPFLAANLYSFLFGACVFGFFSIIPYYAIHGFGVFASESGLILTPRSAFSIVLAAVSALSSYSPASSFWASAFVMSTSSAPGCLMRSFSPSS from the coding sequence ATGGGCGTAACAAGGCGTCAGGTCGCCGTCTTCGGCGTTGTGGCCTTCGCCCTCTTCATGGCCTCCATGGATGGCACCATCGTCTCCGTGGGCCTCTCCAAGATGCAGGAGGACCTGGATACCACCCTGGCCCTCATCGGTTGGACCCTCACCGGCTACATGCTTACCCAGGTGGTGGCCCTGCCCGCCGCAGGCAAGCTCAGCGATGAGCTGGGGCGCAAGCGGCTCTTCCTCCGGTCGGTCGTGCTCTTCACCGTCAGCTCCCTGGCCGCAGGCTTCGCCCCTAACGTCTACGTTCTCATCATATTTCGCGTTCTGCAGGCCATCGGCAGCGCCGCCTTCATGCCCGCCGCCATAGGCATCCTGGGAGAGACCTTCGCGGAGCGGCGGCAGATGGCCATCGGCCTCTTCGCCAGCACCTTCCCCATCGGCGGCCTGGTAGGCCCGAACGTCGGCGGGGCCATCGTGGACCATCTCTCCTGGCGGTGGATGTTCTTCGTCAACCTGCCCATCGGCGGGCTGCTCATCTATCTCGGCTTGAAGTTCCTGCCGCCCAGCAAGCCCCAAGCCACGGGCAAAGCCCTGGATAAGCTGGGCATGTTTCTCTTTGGGTCAGGGATGGTCCTTGGGCTCACGGGCCTTACCAACTGGGCCAACAACCCCCACGATGTGACCTCCCTGAGCGTATGGGTCCTCGTCGGCCTCGGCCTGGCCTGCCTTGGAGCCTTCCTCTGGCATGAGAACCGCGCGAAGAACCCCATGGTGGAGCTGCAGCTCCTTCGCAGCACGCCCTTCCTTGCCGCGAATCTCTACAGTTTCCTCTTCGGCGCGTGCGTCTTCGGCTTCTTCTCCATCATTCCCTATTACGCCATCCACGGCTTCGGCGTATTTGCCTCGGAAAGCGGTCTGATCCTCACGCCGCGCTCCGCCTTTTCCATCGTCCTGGCCGCCGTCTCGGCCCTCTCTTCATATTCGCCAGCCTCCTCCTTCTGGGCCTCGGCCTTCGTGATGTCCACATCTTCGGCGCCCGGATGCCTGATGCGCTCCTTCTCTCCCTCATCATGA